The Cyclopterus lumpus isolate fCycLum1 chromosome 6, fCycLum1.pri, whole genome shotgun sequence genome contains a region encoding:
- the si:ch211-87j1.4 gene encoding transmembrane protein 178B, with the protein MAAMRTLTVAGLFLAFCALGLIAVAISTDNWYETDARRHRERCKNYSNKRNDPGYIYISNNNLPLRMLPKERNVEKRSGEMLLRAKRHFLPPAPAMESLCSRQFNSTITGLWKKCHRGGFDLEIEDLIFKGLVPRCIPIKYYYSSSALPRNLPINLTKTIRQDEWHALHLQRMTASFVGMAISIILFGWIVGVLGCCKEHDLMQYVAGLLFLMGGTCCIISLCTCVAGINFELSRYPRYMFGIPEDISHGYGWSMFCAWGGLGLTLLAGFLCTLAPSLYPPHTPVVHKPRQENGCV; encoded by the exons ATGGCTGCTATGAGGACTTTAACCGTGGCAGGTCTCTTTTTGGCATTTTGCGCGTTGGGACTGATAGCAGTGGCGATCAGCACCGACAACTGGTACGAGACCGACGCGAGGAGGCACCGGGAACGCTGCAAgaattattcaaacaaaagaaacgACCCCGGCTACATTTACATCTCCAACAACAACCTTCCGCTTCGCATGTTGCCGAAGGAGAGAAATGTGGAGAAGAGGAGCGGCGAAATGCTGCTGCGGGCTAAGCGGCACTTCTTGCCTCCTGCACCGGCCATGGAGTCCCTCTGCAGTCGGCAATTCAACTCCACCATCACCGGACTGTGGAAAAAGTGCCACCGAGGAGGATTTGACTTGGAGATAGAGGATTTGATCTTTAAAG GATTGGTTCCGCGCTGCATACCAATAAAATACTACTACTCATCATCGGCGTTGCCCAGAAACCTGCCAATCAATCTGACGAAGACAATAAGGCAGGATGAGTGGCACGCGCTCC ACCTCCAGAGGATGACTGCAAGCTTCGTAGGCATGGCCATATCCATCATCCTGTTCGGCTGGATCGTAGGCGTGCTGGGCTGCTGCAAGGAGCATGATCTGATGCAGTATGTGGCTGGACTTCTTTTCCTCATGGGAG GGACATGCTGCATTATCTCCCTCTGCACATGTGTGGCTGGGATAAACTTTGAACTGTCCCGCTATCCTCGCTACATGTTTGGAATACCAGAGGACATCAGTCACGGTTACGGCTGGTCCATGTTTTGCGCTTGGGGGGGACTAGGGCTGACGTTGCTGGCTGGCTTCCTGTGTACACTCGCTCCTTCCCTCTACCCTCCACACACCCCTGTGGTGCACAAGCCCAGGCAGGAGAACGGCTGTGTGTGA